From Geomonas agri, one genomic window encodes:
- a CDS encoding OmpA family protein: MKKTVSSLLTCAAVLTMATASFAGEREGAFSISPFAGGYTFDGEQHLETAPVFGLRLGYDLTKNWAIEAVTDYLATEGTRNDRSVNALSYRLDVLYNFLPEGPLVPYLAAGGGGITYGHGHDGLKISDRTTDATINAGGGVKYFVTDSVALRADARQLFVLEKPDSPKYNWEYTAGLTFLLGGKTAAPVAVPAPAPEPVAEPVPVPKPVPAPAVVPAPAPVPPAPSVNLTVTPSSITKGETATLAWSSSNSANCEIQPEIGAVQPQGTMTIAPADNTAYTLTCNGAGGAAKSAARVAVLAPAPVVAPTPVAPPAPAPKLCSPAVINIQFDTNKADIKPQYRDELKTVAAFLNEFPNATGVIEGHTDNVGSKALNMKLSQRRADTIRNYLVKELGIAPERIKAVGYGPNKPIASNKTKAGKAKNRRIESNFTCNN, translated from the coding sequence ATGAAAAAGACTGTTTCATCATTACTTACGTGTGCAGCTGTACTCACAATGGCGACGGCCTCTTTCGCTGGAGAAAGAGAAGGGGCATTTTCAATATCTCCTTTTGCCGGTGGTTATACATTCGATGGTGAACAACATCTGGAAACTGCTCCCGTCTTCGGGCTGCGCCTGGGCTACGACCTGACCAAGAACTGGGCAATCGAAGCCGTGACTGACTATCTGGCAACGGAGGGGACACGTAACGATAGAAGTGTCAACGCCTTGTCCTATCGCTTGGACGTCCTCTACAACTTCCTGCCTGAAGGGCCACTGGTGCCGTACCTTGCCGCGGGTGGTGGCGGGATTACCTATGGACATGGCCACGATGGCCTTAAAATCAGCGACAGAACTACCGACGCGACCATCAATGCCGGCGGAGGCGTTAAGTACTTCGTGACCGATTCGGTCGCGTTGAGGGCTGATGCTCGCCAGTTGTTTGTGCTGGAGAAGCCCGACAGCCCCAAATACAACTGGGAATACACCGCGGGCCTGACCTTCCTGCTTGGGGGCAAGACTGCTGCACCTGTGGCGGTTCCGGCCCCTGCTCCAGAACCGGTTGCCGAACCTGTTCCTGTGCCAAAACCCGTTCCAGCTCCTGCTGTCGTTCCTGCACCGGCCCCGGTTCCTCCAGCCCCGTCTGTAAACCTGACGGTTACCCCGAGTTCGATCACCAAAGGCGAAACAGCGACCTTGGCGTGGAGTTCGAGCAACTCTGCCAACTGTGAAATACAGCCGGAAATTGGCGCTGTGCAACCTCAGGGGACTATGACGATTGCCCCTGCTGACAACACCGCATACACCCTAACTTGTAATGGTGCTGGTGGCGCTGCCAAGAGCGCTGCGCGGGTTGCAGTACTTGCTCCTGCCCCGGTAGTGGCTCCTACTCCGGTAGCGCCTCCTGCTCCAGCCCCCAAGCTGTGCAGTCCTGCAGTCATAAATATCCAGTTCGATACCAATAAAGCCGACATCAAGCCCCAATATCGCGATGAACTGAAAACTGTGGCTGCCTTCCTGAACGAGTTCCCCAACGCCACGGGTGTCATTGAGGGGCATACCGACAATGTTGGTTCTAAGGCTCTCAACATGAAACTGTCCCAGCGGCGTGCAGACACCATACGTAATTATCTTGTCAAAGAGTTAGGTATAGCCCCTGAACGGATAAAAGCTGTTGGCTATGGCCCTAACAAGCCCATCGCCAGCAACAAGACCAAAGCAGGAAAAGCAAAGAATCGCCGTATTGAATCCAATTTCACCTGCAACAACTAG
- a CDS encoding hybrid sensor histidine kinase/response regulator, protein MVDMTEQRCTEPLLNQKHIATCHFFDNSPFAVFRSTLDGAEIINANGKFFELFGLTREEVLGKPFLGHYAAPTQRDSILRTVNENGHIVDAEVQFIHKNGEVRDCLASVSVFKEEGILEGMLLDITERKRTEAALLGTMALYRDFVEGTSDLVTQVDARGRFLFVNRNAERYFGWSPAECVGKFAFDFVHPDDRQKTLAAFQEWVGSCTESVTFENRQISRTGEVYDMLWTINLSYDDEELKQVNSIARDVTLQRRLLNEQIKNQKLESLGVLAGGIAHDFNNIMTGIVGSISLARVSLDSHERVSELLARAEGACQRATTLSNQLLTFAKGNRPVKKLVAAKALITSSISHALKGSKTRTMINSADGLWDLEADEGLMVQVLCNIMINASQAMQGEGVVSIALENTVLDKSNEYSLQPGPYVRFSFSDTGCGIPKDSLRRVFDPYYTTKATGSGLGLASAYSIVCKHDGHISVDSEEGVGTTFIVLLPASSCQVHAEPSLVQRQAPAKQIDGPILVVDDEEIIRNLAKEALQKLGYEVQTCSSGEQAIALYHAAMAAETPFAVVVMDLTIPGGMGGGEAARRILELDPSAVLVVSSGYSNDPILAEYARFGFSAVLPKPYSPTDLEEVLAELTQKSSLDEV, encoded by the coding sequence ATGGTTGATATGACTGAACAAAGGTGCACTGAGCCCTTGTTGAATCAGAAACATATTGCCACCTGCCATTTTTTCGATAACAGCCCGTTTGCAGTGTTTAGATCTACGCTTGACGGGGCCGAAATCATAAATGCGAATGGAAAATTTTTCGAACTTTTCGGGCTTACCCGTGAGGAGGTTTTAGGCAAGCCGTTCCTTGGCCACTATGCAGCCCCCACCCAGCGAGACTCGATTCTTCGTACTGTCAACGAAAACGGGCATATCGTTGACGCTGAAGTCCAGTTCATCCACAAAAATGGCGAGGTCCGCGATTGCCTGGCCTCGGTATCCGTGTTCAAGGAAGAAGGCATTTTAGAAGGGATGCTGCTTGATATAACAGAACGAAAGCGGACGGAAGCTGCTCTTTTGGGGACTATGGCTCTGTATCGGGATTTTGTGGAGGGCACGAGCGATCTCGTGACCCAGGTAGACGCCAGGGGACGCTTCCTCTTCGTTAACCGGAATGCGGAAAGATATTTCGGGTGGTCACCTGCGGAGTGTGTCGGAAAGTTCGCCTTCGACTTTGTGCACCCGGATGACCGGCAAAAAACGTTGGCAGCATTCCAGGAATGGGTTGGCTCCTGCACGGAATCGGTGACTTTTGAAAACAGGCAAATAAGCAGGACCGGTGAGGTCTACGACATGCTCTGGACCATCAACCTCTCCTATGATGACGAAGAGCTGAAACAGGTGAATTCAATTGCTCGCGACGTCACCCTCCAGCGACGGTTGCTGAACGAGCAGATAAAAAACCAGAAACTGGAATCACTGGGGGTGCTGGCAGGCGGAATAGCCCACGACTTCAACAACATCATGACCGGGATCGTAGGGAGCATATCCTTGGCACGGGTATCCCTGGACAGTCACGAACGGGTATCTGAACTTTTGGCCCGAGCGGAAGGCGCCTGCCAACGCGCCACAACCTTATCCAACCAACTCCTGACGTTTGCCAAGGGGAATAGGCCGGTAAAGAAGTTGGTGGCGGCCAAAGCACTTATCACATCATCAATTTCACATGCGTTGAAAGGTTCCAAAACCAGGACCATGATAAACAGTGCCGATGGCTTGTGGGACCTGGAGGCCGATGAAGGGCTCATGGTTCAGGTTCTGTGCAATATTATGATAAATGCCTCTCAGGCAATGCAGGGGGAAGGTGTCGTCTCGATAGCGCTGGAGAATACAGTTCTTGATAAATCCAACGAATACTCCCTGCAACCTGGCCCTTATGTACGTTTCAGTTTTAGTGATACCGGATGCGGAATCCCAAAAGACAGCCTCAGAAGAGTTTTCGATCCGTACTATACAACCAAGGCCACGGGAAGCGGGCTGGGGTTGGCCTCAGCCTATTCCATTGTCTGCAAGCACGACGGCCATATAAGCGTTGACTCCGAAGAAGGCGTTGGCACGACCTTTATCGTCCTATTGCCCGCAAGCAGTTGTCAGGTTCACGCTGAGCCAAGCCTGGTGCAGAGACAGGCCCCTGCTAAACAGATCGATGGCCCGATCTTGGTGGTCGATGACGAAGAGATCATCAGAAATCTTGCAAAAGAGGCGTTACAAAAACTTGGATACGAGGTGCAGACCTGCAGCAGTGGTGAGCAGGCCATTGCGCTCTACCATGCCGCAATGGCGGCCGAAACCCCCTTCGCGGTTGTTGTCATGGACCTTACTATACCCGGGGGCATGGGCGGAGGGGAGGCTGCCAGGCGCATCCTGGAACTGGACCCATCGGCCGTCCTCGTAGTATCGAGCGGGTATTCCAACGATCCCATTCTCGCTGAGTACGCCAGATTCGGTTTCAGCGCAGTTTTGCCTAAACCCTACAGTCCGACTGATCTGGAGGAAGTACTGGCCGAACTTACCCAAAAAAGCTCCTTGGATGAGGTGTAA
- a CDS encoding nucleotidyltransferase domain-containing protein: protein MKTARLNIVIEPEEKELAEQLAAEFSRRTGMETTLSSFVRHLIRQAALDSNDESGMKQQGLPLTPARSKRRPRPRPSEQVAIYREQIKAIALAHHVTNVRIFGSTARGEDTSKSDLDLLVSPIQGKTGLMELVEIAAEIKKLIKVPVDVVLDTTIPEKYRDKINKEAITI, encoded by the coding sequence GTGAAAACTGCACGTCTGAACATCGTCATCGAACCGGAAGAGAAGGAACTGGCCGAACAGCTTGCCGCTGAATTCAGTCGCCGGACAGGAATGGAAACTACACTGTCGTCCTTTGTCCGTCACCTGATCCGGCAGGCGGCGTTGGACAGCAATGATGAAAGCGGAATGAAACAGCAGGGATTGCCACTCACCCCCGCAAGGTCCAAGCGCCGCCCACGCCCTAGGCCAAGCGAACAGGTGGCTATCTACCGGGAGCAGATTAAGGCCATAGCCTTGGCACATCATGTCACCAACGTCAGAATCTTCGGATCGACCGCACGCGGGGAAGATACCAGCAAGAGCGATTTGGATCTGCTTGTGTCGCCGATCCAGGGGAAAACGGGGCTGATGGAGCTGGTTGAGATTGCGGCGGAAATCAAGAAGCTTATCAAGGTTCCCGTCGATGTGGTCCTGGACACCACCATACCAGAAAAGTACAGGGACAAGATCAACAAGGAGGCAATCACGATATGA
- a CDS encoding HepT-like ribonuclease domain-containing protein produces the protein MTDNRKPRTLEEYLEDMQKSVNRLMEISRVDGSVFKDNEDKQDAAIRHIQILGEISSKLLKHYPAFTADNKDIPFRKISDMRKQLIHGYFGVSLDAVWEVLKINIPALDSQLSTVVVTSKNSIQKGRGVKI, from the coding sequence ATGACCGACAACCGGAAACCGCGAACATTAGAGGAATACCTAGAGGATATGCAAAAGTCCGTTAATCGTCTTATGGAAATTTCTCGCGTCGATGGATCGGTTTTCAAGGATAACGAGGACAAGCAGGACGCCGCCATCAGGCATATCCAAATACTTGGTGAAATTTCCAGTAAACTTTTAAAACATTACCCCGCTTTCACCGCCGACAACAAAGACATACCCTTCAGGAAAATCAGTGACATGAGAAAACAGCTGATTCACGGCTACTTTGGGGTGAGCCTTGATGCAGTGTGGGAGGTCTTAAAAATCAATATCCCGGCCCTCGACAGCCAGCTTTCCACCGTTGTGGTAACCAGTAAGAACTCCATACAGAAAGGAAGGGGTGTTAAAATATGA
- a CDS encoding thermonuclease family protein: MRRIFILALFFALSAGWAWAKGPTRIIEGTVSKVSDGDTVQVQDALGTRVKVRLYGIDAPETEKRNRKTGRVSKPGQPYGEEAFQALKGKIGGQRVTVEVRDIDRYRRAVSVVRLGRRDINQEMVREGVAWAYRQYLERPYASNYIQTEEEARRQRRGLWRQENPQPPWEFRRMQKKDGIR; the protein is encoded by the coding sequence ATGAGAAGGATTTTCATCTTGGCGCTGTTTTTCGCGTTGAGTGCCGGTTGGGCCTGGGCAAAGGGACCGACCAGGATCATCGAGGGAACCGTCTCAAAGGTCAGCGATGGGGACACGGTGCAGGTGCAGGATGCCCTGGGGACCAGGGTGAAGGTGCGGTTGTACGGTATCGACGCGCCGGAGACGGAGAAGCGAAACCGAAAGACGGGCCGGGTGTCCAAGCCAGGGCAACCCTATGGGGAGGAGGCCTTTCAGGCGCTCAAGGGGAAGATCGGCGGGCAGAGGGTGACGGTCGAGGTGCGGGACATCGACCGATACCGGCGCGCGGTGTCTGTGGTGCGCCTTGGCCGGCGGGACATCAACCAGGAGATGGTGCGGGAGGGGGTTGCCTGGGCGTACCGGCAGTACCTGGAGCGGCCCTATGCTTCTAATTACATCCAGACGGAGGAAGAGGCTAGGCGGCAGCGACGGGGGCTGTGGCGGCAGGAGAACCCGCAGCCTCCTTGGGAGTTCAGAAGGATGCAGAAGAAAGATGGTATTCGATAA
- a CDS encoding DODA-type extradiol aromatic ring-opening family dioxygenase: protein MSTTMPAIFVSHGAPSLIIDECPTRDFLKLLGQQLGRPRAIVSVSAHWTTAEPRVSISPRPETMYDFGGFAEELYSLAYQAPGDPVLGQKVLSLLKEQGIPGGKDSSRGLDHGTWVPLMLMYPETDIPVIQLSVQPHLDPGHHLAIGRALAPLREQGVLIMGSGAVTHNLADFFGRDLGAPPLPYASAFAEWVAESVTANRVEALTDYRRLGPAAPRNHPTPEHFLPLFVAMGAGRAGGRVLHDGFTYGAISMAAFAWD, encoded by the coding sequence ATGTCGACTACCATGCCTGCCATTTTTGTGTCACACGGGGCACCAAGCCTGATCATCGACGAGTGCCCGACCCGTGACTTTCTTAAGCTACTGGGGCAGCAACTCGGGAGGCCTCGCGCCATTGTATCGGTTTCGGCCCACTGGACCACGGCGGAACCGAGAGTGAGCATCAGCCCGCGGCCGGAGACCATGTACGACTTCGGCGGCTTCGCGGAGGAGCTGTATTCGCTTGCGTATCAGGCGCCGGGTGACCCGGTATTGGGGCAGAAGGTGCTTTCGCTGCTGAAGGAGCAGGGGATCCCCGGCGGCAAGGACAGCTCCAGGGGGCTCGACCACGGGACCTGGGTCCCGCTGATGCTGATGTACCCCGAGACGGACATCCCGGTGATTCAGCTTTCCGTGCAACCTCACCTGGATCCTGGTCACCATCTCGCCATAGGGCGGGCCTTGGCTCCACTTCGTGAACAAGGCGTCCTGATCATGGGAAGTGGTGCCGTAACCCACAATCTTGCCGATTTCTTCGGGAGAGACTTGGGGGCACCTCCCCTCCCTTATGCCAGTGCATTTGCGGAGTGGGTTGCGGAGTCAGTGACTGCAAACCGTGTCGAAGCGCTCACTGACTACCGCCGCCTGGGGCCGGCTGCACCAAGAAACCATCCCACGCCGGAACACTTCCTGCCGCTGTTCGTTGCCATGGGGGCCGGACGGGCGGGTGGACGAGTTCTCCATGACGGCTTTACCTATGGGGCGATTTCCATGGCGGCTTTTGCCTGGGACTGA
- a CDS encoding nitroreductase family protein, giving the protein MTTLYWDAIKSRRTHYAINNQKVTDDRVIEEIVNTAVQHVPSSFNSQSARVVILLGEQHERLWDLTKDELRRLVPPENFAATEEKIDKAFRSGYGSILFFEDQATIEDLQAKFPPYRENFPIWSQQSSGMLQFAIWTALESEGWGASLQHYNPVIDSAVRTAWGIDRSWKLIAQMPFGKPIAEPAPKEYLPLAQRVSLFR; this is encoded by the coding sequence ATGACCACACTTTACTGGGACGCCATAAAGAGCAGAAGAACCCACTATGCGATCAACAACCAAAAAGTTACCGATGATCGGGTAATTGAGGAGATCGTGAACACTGCAGTCCAGCACGTTCCCTCTTCATTCAACTCGCAAAGCGCACGGGTTGTGATACTCCTTGGGGAGCAACACGAACGCCTGTGGGACTTGACCAAAGATGAGCTGCGCCGGCTAGTGCCGCCAGAAAACTTTGCAGCAACGGAAGAAAAAATCGACAAAGCCTTCCGCAGCGGCTACGGCTCCATCCTCTTTTTCGAGGACCAGGCCACCATCGAAGATCTGCAAGCGAAGTTCCCCCCGTATCGGGAAAACTTTCCGATCTGGTCCCAGCAATCGTCAGGTATGCTACAGTTTGCGATCTGGACCGCCCTGGAGTCCGAGGGTTGGGGTGCATCGCTGCAGCATTACAACCCGGTGATCGATAGCGCCGTCAGGACCGCCTGGGGGATAGACCGTTCCTGGAAGCTCATCGCCCAGATGCCGTTCGGGAAGCCGATCGCGGAGCCGGCGCCAAAAGAGTATCTCCCCCTGGCACAGCGGGTGAGTCTCTTCAGATAG
- a CDS encoding SOS response-associated peptidase, which produces MCSVCGRFAVDVPAKVLSESLGLAEVPNLAPRYNVAPTQEVAVVREGADGDNRLDLLYWGLIPAWAKERSIGYKMINARSETLQEKPSFRQAFKYRRCVIPASGFYGWRHEGKAKIPHYIRIREGLPMLFAGLWETWKSPEGEQVESFTILTTGANRLLESIHERMPVILHPDECGRWLDRHLTDPTPLSVFFQPYPADLLEMWQVSPLVNTPKYDSCELIAPA; this is translated from the coding sequence ATGTGCAGCGTGTGTGGTCGATTCGCAGTTGATGTTCCTGCCAAGGTACTTTCGGAATCTTTGGGGTTGGCAGAGGTACCCAATCTAGCGCCACGATACAACGTGGCCCCGACCCAGGAGGTAGCGGTGGTCAGGGAAGGTGCGGACGGGGACAATAGGCTCGACCTTTTGTACTGGGGGCTGATTCCCGCGTGGGCCAAGGAAAGGTCGATCGGCTACAAGATGATCAACGCGCGGTCGGAGACGCTCCAGGAGAAGCCTTCCTTCCGCCAGGCCTTCAAATACCGCCGCTGCGTGATCCCCGCTTCGGGCTTTTACGGGTGGCGGCATGAAGGGAAGGCGAAGATCCCCCACTATATCCGCATCCGTGAGGGGCTCCCCATGCTGTTCGCGGGGCTCTGGGAGACCTGGAAGTCGCCCGAGGGGGAGCAGGTTGAGTCCTTCACCATCCTGACCACGGGCGCCAACAGGCTGTTGGAGTCCATCCACGAGCGCATGCCGGTGATCCTGCACCCGGACGAGTGCGGGCGCTGGCTCGACCGGCACCTTACCGATCCGACGCCCCTCTCCGTTTTTTTTCAGCCTTACCCTGCCGACCTTTTGGAGATGTGGCAGGTGTCGCCGCTGGTCAACACGCCGAAATATGACAGCTGCGAGTTGATCGCGCCGGCCTAG